The proteins below come from a single Desulfitobacterium metallireducens DSM 15288 genomic window:
- a CDS encoding tRNA threonylcarbamoyladenosine dehydratase has protein sequence MQHKFSRTEILIGAQGLERLNQSHVMVFGVGGVGSYAVEALTRAGVGRLTLVDYDEICLTNINRQLHALYSTIGQAKVDVMKERIAQINPQAKVDARKEFYNEEKADEFLGSKPDYVVDAIDTVSGKVSLVKECLKRDIPFISSMGAGNRLSANNYKITDISKTSGDPLAKAVRKLLRKEGITKGVKVVYSPDLPQEPLSIESDCRNNCICPGGDAHCALKRQIPGSISFVPPVVGLLIAGEVVRDLLKK, from the coding sequence ATGCAACACAAATTTTCCCGCACAGAAATACTCATAGGCGCTCAAGGGCTAGAACGGTTAAATCAGAGCCATGTCATGGTTTTTGGTGTCGGTGGCGTTGGCTCTTATGCTGTTGAAGCGCTTACCCGTGCCGGAGTTGGCCGTTTAACCCTAGTGGACTATGATGAGATTTGCTTAACTAACATCAATCGCCAACTCCATGCCCTCTATTCGACAATCGGTCAAGCCAAAGTGGACGTCATGAAGGAAAGAATTGCTCAAATTAACCCTCAAGCCAAAGTGGATGCCCGCAAAGAATTTTACAACGAAGAGAAAGCAGACGAATTCTTAGGGAGCAAACCCGATTATGTTGTAGATGCAATCGATACTGTCTCAGGCAAAGTGAGTTTAGTCAAAGAATGCCTTAAGCGAGATATTCCTTTCATTTCCAGCATGGGAGCAGGAAATCGCTTGTCCGCCAACAATTACAAAATCACGGATATATCTAAAACGAGTGGAGACCCGCTCGCTAAAGCCGTTCGGAAGTTGCTCAGAAAAGAGGGGATTACTAAGGGCGTAAAGGTCGTCTATTCTCCTGACCTACCTCAAGAACCCTTGTCTATTGAATCAGATTGCCGGAATAATTGTATTTGTCCGGGTGGAGATGCTCATTGTGCATTGAAACGACAAATCCCCGGGAGTATTTCCTTTGTGCCGCCGGTCGTCGGTTTACTCATCGCTGGGGAAGTGGTACGCG
- a CDS encoding LysM peptidoglycan-binding domain-containing M23 family metallopeptidase has translation MKKFSLSLFLKNKPWLHSKEWWKSPKVIVGTLTVFLFLGSGGYYLASSSSAAYLVINGEQVGIVVNEKSGQDLIQSVLEEKGASLGVIAKTHDKIVFEPARINKDEFQPVTEEEIQAKLSTYIEAGAITIADQPTFVLPTLEEAQKLLQSYQDSFNKPSDSNQITEVSFEENVGTQIVEVSPDKVLTPEQVLEKLKQGNIQKIEYTVQSNDSWWLIARKNNMLTMEVLAANPGTTLDTKIKLGQKINLEKVTPYLTVVSTGTRTDQETLPFDVVSKTDSSLSSGQTKIAQAGSDGQKDVTYTYVQKNDKIVSKSIVDEKVTKEPVDQVVAKGPQKTVYVASASRGSGRVSGLGWPLNSHINSYYGYRSGSMHTGIDLAGHLGDPFVAAASGKVVSAGWGGSYGNMIVIDHGNGVSTRYAHSSKLLVSVGESVTKGQTIGLVGSTGNSTGPHLHFEVMINGDTVNPLNNL, from the coding sequence ATGAAGAAGTTTAGTCTCAGCTTGTTTCTTAAGAATAAACCTTGGCTACATAGTAAAGAATGGTGGAAATCACCTAAAGTTATCGTTGGAACGTTGACCGTGTTTCTCTTTTTAGGGAGTGGAGGTTATTATCTCGCAAGTTCATCGTCGGCAGCATATCTTGTGATAAATGGTGAACAAGTGGGAATTGTTGTGAATGAGAAAAGTGGACAGGATCTGATTCAATCCGTTTTAGAAGAAAAGGGTGCGTCGCTTGGAGTTATTGCGAAAACCCATGATAAAATTGTGTTTGAACCGGCTCGAATTAACAAAGATGAATTTCAACCTGTTACTGAGGAAGAGATACAAGCGAAGTTATCCACTTATATTGAGGCGGGTGCAATAACGATTGCAGATCAGCCAACTTTTGTTCTTCCAACTTTGGAAGAGGCTCAAAAACTCTTGCAATCGTATCAAGACAGCTTTAATAAACCAAGTGATTCCAATCAAATCACTGAGGTATCCTTTGAAGAAAATGTTGGCACTCAAATCGTGGAAGTTTCTCCTGACAAAGTTTTAACCCCGGAACAGGTTTTAGAAAAGCTTAAGCAAGGGAATATCCAAAAGATAGAGTATACCGTTCAATCCAATGACTCATGGTGGCTTATCGCTCGTAAGAACAATATGTTAACCATGGAGGTTCTTGCGGCAAATCCGGGAACCACTTTAGATACGAAGATAAAACTAGGACAGAAAATTAATCTAGAGAAGGTTACTCCCTATTTAACGGTGGTCAGCACGGGAACGCGTACGGATCAAGAGACTCTTCCTTTTGACGTGGTCTCTAAAACGGACAGTAGTCTAAGCAGTGGACAGACTAAGATTGCACAAGCTGGAAGTGATGGACAGAAAGATGTCACATATACATACGTTCAGAAGAATGATAAGATCGTAAGTAAAAGTATTGTCGATGAAAAAGTGACTAAAGAACCTGTAGACCAAGTCGTTGCCAAAGGACCTCAAAAGACCGTTTACGTTGCTTCAGCTTCACGCGGTAGCGGGAGAGTTTCTGGGCTAGGTTGGCCTTTGAATTCACACATTAACTCCTATTACGGTTATCGCTCGGGAAGCATGCATACGGGGATTGACCTCGCAGGTCATCTAGGAGATCCGTTTGTTGCTGCTGCTTCTGGGAAAGTGGTAAGTGCGGGCTGGGGTGGCAGTTATGGCAATATGATCGTGATTGATCATGGAAATGGGGTAAGCACACGTTATGCCCATTCATCAAAGTTACTCGTTTCGGTAGGTGAAAGCGTAACGAAAGGCCAAACGATCGGATTGGTGGGTTCAACAGGGAATTCGACAGGCCCTCACCTTCATTTTGAAGTTATGATCAATGGGGATACAGTGAATCCTTTAAATAATCTTTAA
- a CDS encoding Tex family protein codes for MEFASLIAQELNLRPNQVKEAIQLLDSGNTIPFIARYRKEATGELDENALRSIVERLEYLRNLEHRKTEVLRIIEEQGKLTAELTAQIHKAQILHEVEDLYRPYKQKRRTRATIAKEKGLEPLATWILAQAPDGRLEEEALNYINPELGVETVEDALAGASDILAEIISDDANLRKRIRATTFRLGDIATSSKKADERSPYEMYYDYREPVRKIPPHRILALNRGEKEEFLTVKIEVPMGEVLRLIQAVYVKNGPCASVVDHVAEDAYKRLIAPSIEREVRGELSEKAEEQAINVFAANLRQLLLQPPVRGRVVLGLDPGFRTGCKFAVVDDIGKLLQVGVIYPHPPQNKREDAKRIIREAIEKYQVDIITIGNGTASRETEEVVAELLKESGIHSEYIIVSEAGASVYSASKLAGEEFPDFDLSLRSAVSIARRLQDPLAELVKIEPKAVGVGQYQHDVQPKRLDESLQGVVESAVNTVGVDLNTASASLLQYVAGLKPTIAKNIVAYREENGKFAKRAQLKKIPRLGEQTFIQCAGFIRIPGGENPLENTPVHPESYALAENILHKAGFTLGDLETRPAEVRKVIATLKAEELAEEFKAGVPTVKDILDALQRPGRDPREDLPRPKLRRDVTHLEDLNEGMILEGTIRNIVDFGAFVDIGVKHDGLVHISQISQKFIKHPMEVLSVGDIVKVRVLSIDKARERVGLSMRDIPENAQVSI; via the coding sequence TTGGAATTTGCCTCATTAATTGCTCAAGAGCTGAATTTAAGACCCAATCAAGTGAAGGAAGCGATACAGTTACTCGATTCAGGAAATACAATTCCATTTATTGCCCGCTATCGTAAAGAGGCGACGGGTGAACTTGATGAGAATGCGCTGCGTAGTATTGTTGAGCGTTTGGAATATCTCAGAAATTTAGAACACCGGAAGACAGAAGTGCTTAGAATAATCGAGGAACAGGGAAAGTTGACGGCAGAGCTTACAGCACAAATTCATAAGGCACAGATTCTTCACGAAGTGGAAGATCTTTACCGGCCTTATAAACAAAAACGTCGTACCCGCGCAACGATTGCGAAGGAAAAGGGGCTGGAACCTCTTGCAACTTGGATTCTAGCACAAGCTCCTGATGGACGTCTTGAGGAAGAAGCTTTAAACTATATTAACCCGGAACTTGGAGTAGAGACAGTTGAAGATGCTTTAGCAGGGGCTTCGGATATACTCGCCGAGATTATTTCCGATGATGCGAATTTGCGCAAAAGAATTCGCGCAACGACCTTTCGCTTAGGAGATATTGCTACCTCCAGTAAAAAAGCGGATGAACGATCTCCCTATGAAATGTATTATGATTATCGGGAACCTGTGCGCAAAATTCCACCGCACCGGATTTTAGCCTTAAACCGGGGAGAGAAGGAAGAATTTTTAACGGTTAAGATTGAAGTCCCCATGGGAGAGGTACTACGGCTGATTCAGGCAGTCTATGTAAAGAATGGTCCTTGTGCATCTGTTGTTGATCATGTAGCTGAGGATGCGTATAAACGCTTAATTGCACCTTCAATTGAGCGAGAAGTACGTGGAGAGCTTTCAGAAAAAGCGGAAGAGCAAGCGATTAATGTCTTCGCTGCAAATTTGCGTCAGCTCCTTCTACAACCACCTGTTCGAGGTAGAGTTGTGCTTGGACTAGATCCCGGTTTTCGAACAGGATGTAAATTCGCAGTAGTTGATGATATAGGAAAATTGTTACAGGTAGGGGTTATTTATCCTCATCCGCCCCAGAATAAGAGAGAGGATGCTAAACGCATTATTCGCGAAGCCATAGAGAAATATCAGGTTGATATTATAACGATTGGAAATGGGACGGCCTCCAGAGAAACAGAAGAGGTCGTAGCTGAGCTCCTTAAAGAAAGCGGAATTCATTCTGAATATATCATTGTTAGTGAAGCCGGTGCTTCCGTCTATTCGGCCTCCAAGCTTGCAGGAGAGGAATTTCCTGATTTCGATCTTTCCTTGCGTAGCGCAGTTTCAATTGCGCGCCGCTTACAGGATCCTCTGGCTGAACTGGTTAAAATCGAACCGAAGGCGGTTGGTGTCGGGCAGTATCAACATGATGTTCAGCCTAAACGTTTAGATGAATCCCTGCAGGGCGTTGTCGAATCGGCTGTTAACACAGTTGGGGTTGATTTGAACACAGCCTCAGCTTCATTGTTACAATATGTTGCTGGCTTGAAGCCAACTATTGCCAAAAATATTGTGGCTTATCGAGAGGAGAACGGAAAATTCGCGAAGCGCGCTCAGCTTAAAAAGATCCCCCGTCTTGGGGAGCAAACCTTTATTCAATGTGCAGGATTTATTCGGATACCCGGTGGTGAGAACCCCTTAGAAAATACTCCGGTTCATCCTGAGTCCTATGCATTGGCAGAGAATATCTTGCACAAAGCGGGCTTCACCTTGGGTGATTTAGAAACACGTCCGGCTGAAGTCAGAAAGGTTATTGCTACGCTTAAGGCGGAAGAGTTAGCTGAAGAATTTAAGGCAGGGGTACCTACTGTTAAGGATATTCTAGATGCGTTACAACGCCCGGGCCGTGACCCGAGAGAGGATCTTCCTCGACCAAAACTCCGCCGAGATGTAACCCATCTTGAGGATCTAAACGAAGGAATGATTCTCGAGGGAACCATCCGGAATATCGTGGATTTTGGAGCGTTCGTTGATATTGGCGTCAAACATGATGGGTTAGTTCATATCTCTCAAATCAGTCAAAAGTTTATTAAACATCCGATGGAAGTACTGTCCGTTGGGGATATTGTTAAAGTTCGAGTACTGAGCATTGATAAAGCTCGGGAGCGGGTAGGACTCTCGATGAGAGATATCCCAGAAAACGCACAGGTTTCGATTTAA
- a CDS encoding DMT family transporter — translation MLDEKNKQRIIGEGAVLLSAVCFAMTSMLIKTAFSLDLSPLQILALQSWIASLLLLLYGLIFNRKIFVVSKRNAVILVFQGLIGSLGTSLFYAYALLYLPVSVATLLLYLYPVLVLGAGVVFLHKKVGLMEKTALACTFVGTTLASGSFSGFEGIPLLGVLLGIIAAITYAFFNVVGEVALQEVSPLTAMAYSQWFSSLGLIFYLKGNILQLPWSNLDIWGIGLALATIASIVPFYLIMFGIQKVGSDRASILSTFELPVTFVMAALILKEIPRLAQWAGGGFVLVGIILLNWRSSHEREQTG, via the coding sequence GTGTTAGACGAGAAAAATAAGCAGAGAATTATCGGAGAAGGAGCAGTTTTACTCTCAGCGGTATGTTTTGCCATGACGTCCATGTTGATTAAAACTGCCTTTAGCTTAGATTTAAGCCCCTTACAGATCTTGGCACTCCAGTCCTGGATAGCGTCTCTCTTGCTCTTGCTATATGGCTTGATATTTAATCGTAAGATATTTGTTGTTTCAAAACGCAACGCGGTTATATTAGTGTTTCAGGGTTTAATAGGAAGTTTAGGAACGAGCCTATTTTATGCCTATGCTTTGCTTTATTTACCGGTATCTGTGGCAACCCTTTTACTCTACCTCTATCCTGTGCTGGTCTTAGGAGCAGGAGTTGTGTTTTTACATAAAAAAGTCGGATTGATGGAAAAAACCGCCTTGGCCTGCACATTTGTAGGAACGACTCTGGCCAGTGGCAGCTTTTCCGGCTTCGAAGGGATTCCTTTACTCGGTGTACTTCTGGGCATCATTGCTGCAATCACTTACGCGTTCTTTAATGTCGTAGGTGAAGTTGCTTTGCAAGAGGTTTCACCCTTAACGGCGATGGCCTATTCTCAATGGTTTTCTTCATTAGGGTTGATTTTCTATTTAAAAGGGAATATTCTTCAGTTACCTTGGTCTAACCTGGATATCTGGGGGATTGGTCTAGCCTTAGCGACTATCGCTTCTATCGTTCCCTTTTATTTAATCATGTTTGGAATTCAAAAAGTAGGGTCAGATCGAGCATCTATTTTAAGTACCTTTGAGTTACCGGTCACGTTTGTTATGGCTGCACTTATTTTGAAGGAAATTCCAAGATTAGCTCAATGGGCTGGTGGCGGATTTGTTTTAGTTGGAATTATTTTACTTAATTGGAGGAGTTCTCATGAACGCGAACAAACAGGCTAG
- a CDS encoding amidohydrolase: MNANKQASLLVQNGRIKTMAGQEFIGSIWIEEGQIKALGKKLEVPAEVQRIEAKGKWVLPGFIDAHTHVGIGEEIYQTEGDDLNEMTDPLTPELRAIDGINPEDEGFRDARLGGVTTVFATPGSGNVIGGTGVVLKTVGNIVDRMIIREPAGLKVAFGENPKSVYGEQKKMPMTRMGTAGLLRQALVDAQTYLEKCEEGKTDLEKKPERDLGYENIVRVLEREIPLRAHAHRSDDIMTAIRIAQEFDVDLVIEHCTEGHKIAEELAEYGYPATVGPAMVNRAKVELKEKSFKTPGILARAGVKVAIITDHSVTPIERLPLCAALAVKDGMDPEDALKAITINPAEILGVADRVGSLEVGKDADVVIWSDHPFTMQAQPEIVIINGQIVKPEG, from the coding sequence ATGAACGCGAACAAACAGGCTAGTTTATTAGTTCAAAATGGCCGGATTAAGACTATGGCTGGGCAGGAATTTATCGGGAGTATTTGGATCGAAGAAGGTCAAATTAAGGCCCTTGGGAAAAAGCTTGAGGTGCCCGCAGAAGTTCAAAGAATTGAAGCGAAGGGAAAATGGGTGCTCCCGGGATTTATCGATGCCCATACCCATGTTGGAATTGGTGAAGAAATTTACCAAACAGAAGGGGACGATTTAAACGAAATGACGGATCCCCTCACTCCGGAACTTCGGGCAATTGATGGAATCAACCCAGAAGATGAAGGGTTTAGAGATGCTCGTTTAGGAGGAGTAACGACTGTTTTTGCAACACCGGGCAGCGGCAATGTCATTGGCGGCACGGGTGTAGTGCTCAAAACGGTCGGTAATATTGTAGATCGGATGATTATCCGTGAACCTGCAGGATTGAAAGTTGCCTTTGGGGAGAATCCAAAATCCGTGTATGGTGAGCAAAAGAAAATGCCCATGACCCGGATGGGAACGGCAGGACTTCTTCGTCAAGCTCTAGTTGATGCTCAAACCTATCTGGAAAAGTGTGAAGAAGGCAAAACAGATTTGGAAAAGAAGCCGGAGCGGGATTTGGGTTATGAAAATATCGTCCGTGTTCTAGAACGAGAGATTCCTTTGCGGGCGCATGCTCATCGTTCAGATGATATTATGACTGCGATCCGAATTGCACAGGAGTTTGATGTTGATTTAGTCATAGAGCATTGTACGGAAGGCCATAAGATTGCTGAGGAATTGGCTGAATATGGATATCCTGCTACAGTAGGACCGGCAATGGTTAATCGGGCCAAAGTTGAGTTAAAAGAGAAATCCTTTAAGACTCCGGGAATATTAGCACGCGCAGGGGTTAAGGTAGCCATCATAACCGACCACTCGGTAACTCCGATTGAGCGATTACCGTTATGTGCTGCTCTAGCGGTTAAAGATGGGATGGATCCAGAAGACGCATTGAAGGCGATTACGATTAACCCTGCCGAAATACTTGGAGTTGCTGATCGCGTGGGTTCCTTAGAAGTGGGTAAAGATGCAGATGTAGTGATCTGGAGTGACCATCCTTTTACGATGCAAGCGCAACCTGAGATTGTTATCATTAATGGTCAAATCGTTAAACCGGAAGGGTGA
- the tsaE gene encoding tRNA (adenosine(37)-N6)-threonylcarbamoyltransferase complex ATPase subunit type 1 TsaE — protein sequence MDYTFKSQNKEATLKLGQSLGHILQGGDILCLEGDLGAGKTALAQGIAVGLGLTAAVTSPTFTFIQEYATSLQDNLRLVHMDLYRLQHPEEVEVIGVEDAFQTDTICLIEWPKIAEDYLPEDRLDIHIQGSGEDTRIFTFRFQEESWQERLDRLFSILKDDH from the coding sequence ATGGATTACACGTTTAAAAGTCAGAACAAAGAGGCAACGCTAAAGTTGGGACAATCTCTCGGTCATATTTTGCAAGGGGGAGACATTCTCTGTCTTGAAGGAGATTTGGGTGCGGGTAAAACGGCTTTAGCGCAAGGAATTGCAGTAGGGTTAGGACTTACGGCGGCGGTAACCAGCCCGACCTTTACTTTCATTCAGGAATATGCGACTTCGTTACAAGATAACCTTCGGCTTGTTCATATGGACCTTTATCGTTTGCAACATCCGGAAGAAGTCGAAGTGATAGGCGTTGAAGATGCGTTTCAAACGGATACCATCTGCCTTATTGAGTGGCCCAAGATTGCAGAAGATTACCTCCCCGAGGATCGCTTGGATATCCATATTCAAGGAAGTGGAGAGGATACGCGTATTTTTACCTTCCGTTTTCAAGAAGAAAGCTGGCAGGAACGTCTTGATCGGCTTTTTTCCATTCTAAAGGATGATCATTAG
- the tsaB gene encoding tRNA (adenosine(37)-N6)-threonylcarbamoyltransferase complex dimerization subunit type 1 TsaB: protein MKYLTIDTTTKVTALGLGEEGRLVAEGFLHTTKTHSERLIPMLDQLLGAAAWKLRDIDFIGVVRGPGSFTGIRIGIASAQGLSEVLNVPLIGVLSLDALAWAGYGRSEAIVPILDARKNEWYTAGYYWDGSSQRPGCRVQPHAIEPQRWLEECARLDCPVLFVGDAVSRYKELISEKLGERAVLLPDYLALPRGAFAVQEVWKRWREEVQGESVEPYYLRLSEAEVTWAKKEEARLKNNG from the coding sequence ATGAAGTATCTCACGATTGACACAACGACAAAAGTCACTGCACTGGGGTTAGGAGAAGAGGGGCGACTTGTTGCTGAAGGCTTTTTGCATACCACGAAGACGCATTCTGAACGGTTGATACCCATGCTGGACCAATTACTAGGAGCAGCGGCTTGGAAACTTCGAGATATAGATTTTATCGGAGTTGTGCGCGGACCAGGTTCATTTACAGGGATTCGTATTGGAATTGCCTCAGCCCAAGGTTTAAGTGAAGTTCTTAACGTTCCATTAATCGGGGTACTCTCTTTGGATGCTCTGGCTTGGGCTGGCTATGGACGAAGTGAAGCGATCGTTCCGATTCTTGATGCACGTAAAAATGAATGGTACACGGCCGGGTATTATTGGGATGGATCGTCTCAAAGACCGGGCTGTCGGGTCCAACCCCATGCAATTGAACCCCAGCGCTGGCTAGAAGAATGTGCCCGCTTGGATTGCCCGGTCCTATTTGTCGGCGATGCGGTTTCTCGCTACAAGGAACTGATTTCAGAAAAATTAGGAGAGCGTGCTGTACTCCTTCCCGATTATTTAGCTTTGCCTAGAGGTGCTTTTGCTGTTCAGGAGGTTTGGAAACGCTGGAGAGAGGAAGTTCAAGGAGAAAGCGTAGAGCCTTATTATCTTCGGCTTTCCGAAGCTGAAGTAACCTGGGCCAAAAAAGAGGAGGCGCGTCTTAAAAACAATGGATAG
- the rimI gene encoding ribosomal protein S18-alanine N-acetyltransferase → MDSIGISGEPFAQAIVRLMKEDDLERIMKIEHASFPTPWSPQAFITELTENEYARYFCLEIGEKVIGYMGLWFILEEGHITNVAIAPEFRGQRFGELLMRSVMQRMQVEGMERMTLEVRASNYTAQRLYERLGFVLAGRRKGYYSDNREDALIMWVELDSMGAKG, encoded by the coding sequence ATGGATAGCATCGGGATAAGTGGAGAACCGTTTGCGCAGGCCATTGTTCGTCTGATGAAGGAAGATGACCTTGAGCGCATCATGAAGATTGAGCATGCGTCTTTTCCAACGCCGTGGTCGCCTCAAGCTTTTATAACGGAATTGACGGAAAATGAATACGCCCGCTATTTTTGCCTCGAAATAGGCGAGAAAGTTATCGGCTATATGGGTTTATGGTTTATTTTAGAAGAGGGGCATATTACAAATGTCGCGATTGCTCCTGAATTTCGGGGGCAACGTTTCGGAGAACTCTTGATGCGTTCGGTTATGCAGCGAATGCAAGTTGAGGGAATGGAACGGATGACATTAGAGGTTAGAGCGAGTAATTATACAGCACAGAGACTCTATGAGCGCTTAGGTTTTGTGCTGGCTGGAAGAAGAAAAGGATACTACTCCGATAATCGGGAGGATGCCCTAATTATGTGGGTTGAGCTCGATTCAATGGGAGCTAAGGGCTAG
- the tsaD gene encoding tRNA (adenosine(37)-N6)-threonylcarbamoyltransferase complex transferase subunit TsaD encodes MSLIANSDVLILGVESSCDETSAAVLRNGQELLSHIISSQISTHQKYGGVVPEIASREHLLHFRGVVRQTLTEAGVNFSDLSGIAVTYGPGLVGSLLVGVAGAKAMAYAAGLPLIGINHLEGHIYANFLNTPDLTFPLLALLVSGGHTHLVYFEGHGHFQVLGHTRDDAAGEALDKIARALGLGYPGGPQIQKASLSGNPHAFEFPRAMLEPGSLDFSFSGMKSAVLNTLNSARMKGVELSVPDLAASFQQAVVDVLVRKALLALERTGAKTLVLAGGVAANALLRERLTAELLTKEIRFVYPPPILCTDNGAMIATAGYYHYLVRDFAPWNLNAIPGLNLV; translated from the coding sequence GTGAGTCTAATCGCGAATTCAGATGTTCTAATTTTAGGTGTAGAATCAAGCTGTGATGAGACTTCGGCCGCAGTTCTTCGGAATGGGCAGGAGTTATTAAGCCACATCATTTCCTCTCAGATTAGTACCCACCAAAAATATGGCGGTGTTGTCCCGGAAATTGCTTCTAGGGAGCATCTTTTGCATTTCCGAGGGGTTGTACGGCAAACCTTAACTGAGGCCGGAGTCAATTTTTCCGATCTTTCAGGGATCGCTGTGACCTATGGTCCGGGATTGGTCGGGTCTTTATTGGTTGGAGTTGCAGGGGCAAAGGCGATGGCCTATGCTGCAGGGTTGCCCTTGATAGGGATTAACCATCTGGAGGGGCATATTTATGCTAATTTCCTTAATACCCCGGATTTGACCTTTCCGTTACTGGCCTTGCTCGTTTCTGGCGGACATACCCATCTCGTTTATTTTGAAGGCCATGGACATTTTCAAGTGCTGGGGCATACCCGAGATGATGCAGCAGGGGAGGCTCTCGATAAAATTGCACGTGCGTTGGGGTTAGGGTATCCTGGCGGACCTCAAATTCAAAAGGCTTCTTTATCAGGGAATCCGCATGCTTTCGAATTCCCCCGGGCAATGTTGGAACCCGGAAGCTTGGATTTTAGCTTCAGCGGGATGAAATCAGCAGTTCTCAACACGTTGAATTCAGCGCGAATGAAAGGTGTTGAACTGAGTGTGCCCGATCTTGCAGCCTCCTTTCAGCAAGCTGTAGTCGATGTGCTCGTTCGGAAAGCCTTACTGGCTTTAGAGCGGACCGGTGCTAAGACGCTTGTGCTTGCTGGTGGAGTTGCCGCCAATGCGTTATTAAGAGAACGTCTGACTGCAGAGCTTCTGACAAAAGAGATTCGCTTTGTGTATCCGCCTCCAATTTTATGTACGGATAATGGGGCAATGATTGCAACAGCAGGCTATTATCATTATCTCGTTCGTGATTTTGCGCCTTGGAATCTTAATGCTATCCCCGGATTGAATTTAGTTTAA
- a CDS encoding 5-formyltetrahydrofolate cyclo-ligase has product MHTKRAAREIALGLRSVLTREEHEEKSRKIHSIITALEEFQKARTVMSFLNFRDEVDTTLLAEKIIESGKHLILPRCAPEGVLIPAEINDLRIDIEPGKWGIREPKKENLVTANPEDIDLILIPGAAFDRQGNRLGYGGGYYDRFLNRLRPETPKIALAFACQILPEVPVDPYDLRIDALVTEEGILWFKSSSYQT; this is encoded by the coding sequence ATGCACACTAAACGTGCGGCTCGCGAAATCGCTTTAGGTCTGCGGTCTGTGCTTACGAGGGAAGAACATGAAGAAAAAAGTCGAAAAATTCACTCAATTATTACTGCACTGGAAGAATTTCAGAAAGCAAGGACGGTTATGTCCTTTCTGAATTTTAGGGATGAAGTGGATACAACCTTACTTGCTGAGAAGATTATAGAATCCGGAAAACATTTAATTTTGCCTCGTTGCGCACCTGAAGGCGTTTTAATACCTGCAGAAATCAACGATCTTAGGATAGATATCGAACCTGGAAAATGGGGAATTAGAGAGCCGAAAAAAGAGAACTTAGTGACGGCTAATCCAGAGGATATCGACCTTATCCTTATTCCGGGAGCAGCTTTTGATCGGCAGGGCAATCGATTGGGTTATGGAGGCGGATATTACGATCGTTTCTTAAATCGACTGCGTCCTGAAACGCCCAAAATTGCACTTGCTTTTGCATGCCAAATTTTACCGGAAGTTCCGGTTGATCCGTATGATTTAAGGATAGATGCGCTTGTTACGGAGGAAGGAATTCTCTGGTTTAAATCATCATCTTATCAAACATAA
- the nuoE gene encoding NADH-quinone oxidoreductase subunit NuoE yields MGVECKDLVDPKEEKLDQVIAQYKSEKGALIPVLQQAQAIYGYLPEHVLKRVSRVLKIPIARIYGVVTFYAQFRLAPMGRNVVSICLGTACHVRGGAKVLDRIEDELKVKDGETTEDGRYTLEIVNCMGACGLAPVIAVNGEVHGRLIPEQIPKILAKYE; encoded by the coding sequence ATGGGTGTGGAGTGTAAAGATCTCGTGGATCCAAAAGAGGAGAAACTCGACCAAGTGATCGCACAGTACAAATCAGAGAAGGGTGCTTTGATTCCGGTGCTTCAACAGGCCCAGGCTATTTACGGTTATCTGCCTGAACATGTCTTAAAACGCGTTAGTCGTGTGTTGAAAATCCCAATTGCTAGAATTTACGGCGTGGTTACTTTTTATGCCCAATTTCGATTAGCTCCGATGGGACGTAATGTGGTCAGTATCTGCTTAGGTACAGCCTGCCACGTTCGTGGGGGGGCCAAAGTGTTGGACAGGATCGAAGATGAACTTAAGGTCAAAGACGGGGAAACAACGGAAGATGGACGGTATACTCTGGAAATCGTGAATTGCATGGGAGCATGCGGTTTAGCACCTGTCATCGCGGTGAATGGAGAAGTTCATGGGCGTTTAATCCCAGAGCAAATTCCTAAAATCCTCGCGAAGTATGAGTAG